One window of the Cryptococcus gattii WM276 chromosome E, complete sequence genome contains the following:
- a CDS encoding choline transporter, putative (Similar to TIGR gene model, INSD accession AAW43538.1~Choline transport protein), translating to MSDPTLDQSYPLKGPYSQQAVTESIQREQVGLGPYSSRPQGGHVTIEGEEVNPHKNFHLMSLVGLAYAILNSWTAMATSLSVALPSGGPTAVIWGIVPSFIGNLAMAASMAEICHVYPTAGGQYHWSAILSPAKMAPAISWICGWFAASGWVALAATAGSLAGQLITGVIGLMHPNYNPERWHIFLIYTAYTLGACFLNIFGLRLLPMINQTAIFWSLTGAVVIIIVCLSCASPNFQSGDFVFREFINTTGWPDGVAWLLGLLQSSFGLTGYDAVSHMVEEMPLPHINAPKTMILAVCIGASSSFVFLICLLFSISDVDAVNSSPAGALLESMFQATKSRAGAVCLQIFPIIAMVFTAQGLMTASSRMVYAFARDGGLPFSRVFAIMNKNGVPIPAVLFTTVLVIIFGCIYLGSSAALNAILSSSVVFLNISYSIPIFLVLIRGRSILRPPSLPEPTFTLGPILGPICNVIGLCFTALTTVFFLFPPELPVTGTNMNYAVVVLGIIFIVSVITWIVDGRKNFIGPRDLGALLELARSEVDATKVNAHHHGTSHPNEHELSVQEKGSVAEDIDSM from the exons ATGTCGGACCCAACTTTGGACCAGTCATACCCTCTGAAGGGCCCCTACTCCCAACAGGCAGTCACCGAGTCAATCCAGAGAGAACAGGTTGGTTTGGGACCTTATTCCTCTCGCCCCCAAGGTGGCCATGTCACAATagaaggtgaagaggtTAACCCTCACAAAAATTTCCACCTTATGAGTTTGG TCGGTTTGGCCTATGCCATTCTCAATTCATGGACTGCCATGGCTACCTCCCTTTCTGTTGCTTTACCCTCTGGTGGTCCCACAGCCGTCATCTGGGGTATCGTTCCTTCTTTCATTGGTAATCTTGCGATGGCCGCTAGTATGGCAGAAATTTGTCACGTTTACCCCACTGCTGGTGGTCAGTACCACTGGTCTGCTATTCTTTCTCCTGCCAAGATGGCTCCT GCAATCTCTTGGATTTGTGGTTGGTTCGCTGCTTCAGGTTGGGTTGCTCTTGCCGCTACTGCCGGTTCTTTGGCCGGTCAGCTTATCACCGGTGTTATTGGCCTCATGCACCCCAACTACAATCCTGAACGATGGCACATTTTCCTCATCTACACTGCCTATACTCTCGGTGCCTGTTTCCTGAACATTTTCGGCTTAAGGCTCTTGCCCATGATCAACCAGACCGCCATCTTCTG GTCCTTGACAGGTGCTgttgtcatcatcattgTCTGTCTGTCTTGCGCATCCCCTAACTTCCAAAGCGGCGACTTTGTCTTCCGTGAATTCATCAACACCACGGGATGGCCTGACGGTGTTGCTTGGCTCCTCGGTCTTTTGCAGA GTTCTTTTGGTCTTACTGGTTATGATGCCGTCTCTCACATGGTCGAAGAAATGCCTTTACCTCACATCAACGCCCCCAAAACCATGATTCTCGCCGTCTGCATCGGTGCATCCAGCTCTTTCGTCTTCCTTATCTGCCTGTTGTTCTCCATTTCCGATGTGGACGCTGTCAACTCTTCTCCTGCTGGTGCTTTGCTCGAGTCCATGTTCCAGGCTACCAAATCCAGGGCCGGTGCCGTCTGCTTGCAGATATTCCCCATCATTGCTATGGTCTTCACTGCTCAAGGTCTCATGACTGCCTCCTCTCGAATGGTTTACGCCTTTGCTCGTGACGGTGgtcttcctttctctcGCGTTTTCGCCATCATGAACAAAAACGGTGTCCCCATCCCTGCTGTTCTCTTCACCACCGTCCTCGTCATCATTTTCGGTTGCATTTACCTCGGTTCTAGCGCGGCGTTGAACGCCATTTTGTCTAGCTCAGTCGTCTTTTTGAACATCTCTTACTCTATCCCTA TTTTCCTCGTTCTCATCCGTGGACGAAGCATCCTCCGCCCTCCTTCCCTCCCTGAGCCTACATTCACTTTGGGCCCTATCCTCGGTCCGATCTGCAATGTC ATTGGTCTTTGCTTCACTGCGCTCACCACcgttttcttccttttccctcccGAGCTTCCTGTCACCGGTACCAACATGAACTACGCCGTTGTTGTTTTGGGTATCATCT TTATCGTCTCCGTCATCACCTGGATCGTCGACGGTCGCAAAAACTTCATCGGTCCTCGTGATCTCGGCGCTCTCCTCGAACTTGCCCGTTCCGAGGTTGATGCCACTAAAGTTAATGCTCACCACCATGGAACCAGCCATCCTAACGAGCACGAGTTAAGTGTCCAGGAGAAGGGCTCCGTTGCCGAGGACATCGATTCCATGTAA
- a CDS encoding transporter, putative (Similar to TIGR gene model, INSD accession AAW43541.1), with the protein MSNNPMTTPSIGAQGSASTMPSFPPTSSNQSSFKAPPNPNIPQDIAVIMELVANNEVVGVLPPVDMSAAEKRKQVEDNLKNKKQVEENSSSDSDSSSEFESSSEGESEDEKVVNKKPMTAEEHQTLKAQLDAFIGENHDAADVEFEYDSDPESDDSEDYNFSLDKMGFEFMEDDEDIGPVDPGPVLSRNEAPLPAVQPPPMTKLPEGERLSLAGDVVSWMPEKKLETWLEKKAGGIEGGEEKGFVNVEKRVDEGLLPGVEESEAKEVEKELAIDPQPESVDISIETGAVAEQQTASKDTEAQTGQAASAAEELTKKASKTEPTFTSAGTVVVRAMQSRPGDFDDGWLEEGSILCWEDGRVLGTVYETFGPLTSPFYTVRLPPPPFPYPTPGSLATGTRLFYPFNPSYRSFVNMVAVRDPRYKGTDASNIYDEEVAEEELEWSDDEAEAAAKRERKQKKKGKKQPSVAGTPRGGRTSLPSREHWDHHHNDETVSERGSLYGGGDDNRWEVGSDAGSNASGRGRPMPISYGDLDDLSGQSTRGRGSGGRGGGRGRGNQGRDRGRGRGGHSSYPSSPRPIQDQPYSNQWQPGQQFMPAYPAYGQSYPQMMPSYPQQPQNAFTQHASYEPHQPSAGMGAIAHTYTPQGQQGVPGMYSPQTQQQQQGMYSPYSQMQYGGATPTYPMQPQGQQGGVAINPRFAAQYQMMMGMAQMQAQQQGGQETSYGYGQQQAQQNHQGQEQGQEQPRY; encoded by the exons ATGTCCAATAACCCCATGACGACACCTTCCATTGGGGCCCAAGGCTCAGCGTCAACTATGCCCTCATTCCCTCCCACCTCTTCCAACCAGTCATCTTTCAAAGCTCCCCCCAACCCCAACATTCCCCAGGATATTGCCGTGATCATGGAACTGGTTGCCAACAACGAAGTCGTTGGTGTCCTTCCACCAGTCGATATGTCGGCTGCTGAGAAGCGTAAGCAGGTTGAAGACAATTTGAAGAATAAGAAACAGGTAGAGGAAAATAGTTCTAGCGATTCAGACTCATCCAGCGAGTTCGAGTCTAGTAGTGAGGGGGAGtcagaagatgagaaagTGGTGAATAAGAAGCCAATGACCGCCGAAGAACACCAGACCCTTAAAGCACAACTGGATGCTTTTATTGGCGAGAATCACGATGCTGCAGATGTGGAGTTCGAGTACGATTCTGATCCCGAATCCGATGACTCTGAGGACTACAATTTCAGTCTCGACAAGATGGGATTTGAATTcatggaagatgatgaagacattgGTCCTGTTGATCCTGGACCAGTTCTTTCGCGGAACGAGGCGCCGTTACCTGCTGTTCAGCCGCCTCCTATGACCAAGCTTCCTGAAGGAGAGAGGCTCAGCTTGGCAGGTGATGTTGTGAGTTGGATGCCTGAGAAAAAGTTGGAGACGTGGTTGGAAAAGAAAGCTGGAGGAATCGAGGGAGGTGAGGAAAAGGGCTTTGTAAATGTCGAGAAAAGGGTGGATGAGGGATTGCTCCCTGGTGTTGAGGAAAGTGAGGCAaaggaggtggagaaggagttGGCGATTGATCCTCAGCCGGAGTCTGTTGATATTTCAATAGAGACCGGTGCGGTTGCCGAGCAGCAGACAGCTAGCAAAGATACGGAAGCTCAGACTGGACAGGCTGCTTCTGCCGCCGAGGAGCTGACAAAAAAAGCTTCAAAGACAGAACCAACGTTTACTTCTGCTGGTACTGTTGTGGTTCGCGCTATGCAATCGCGTCCAGGAGACTTCGACGATGGCTGGCTTGAAGAGGGAAGTATTTTATGCTGGGAAGATGGTCGAGTTCTGGGCACT GTCTACGAGACGTTTGGCCCATTAACGTCTCCCTTTTATACTGTTCGACTCCCTCCGCCACCTTTCCCATACCCTACGCCTGGATCCCTTGCTACCGGTACACGTCTCTTTTATCCCTTTAACCCCTCTTATCGATCATTCGTTAACATGGTTGCTGTTCGCGATCCTCGCTACAAGGGCACAGACGCATCGAATATTTACGACGAAGAAGTCGCCGAGGAAGAGCTGGAGTGGtctgatgatgaagcagaAGCAGCGGCTAAACGGGAGAGAAAACAGAAGAAAAAAGGCAAAAAACAGCCAAGCGTTGCCGGAACCCCTCGGGGCGGTCGTACATCCTTGCCTTCTCGCGAACATTGGGATCATCATCATAATGACGAGACAGTGTCTGAGAGAGGAAGCTTGTATGGTGGTGGGGACGATAACCGATGGGAAGTAGGATCAGACGCCGGTTCAAATGCCAGTGGGCGTGGAAGGCCAATGCCAATATCTTACGGTGACTTAGACGATTTATCTGGTCAATCTACACGGGGAAGAGGTAGCGGTGGCAGAGGAGGTGGTCGAGGGAGGGGAAATCAAGGCAGGGATAGGGGACGTGGCCGAGGAGGACATTCCTCGTACCCTTCGTCCCCTCGACCAATACAGGACCAACCATATTCTAATCAGTGGCAGCCCGGACAACAGTTCATGCCTGCCTATCCTGCTTATGGTCAATCTTACCCTCAGATGATGCCATCCTATCCTCAGCAACCTCAAAATGCTTTTACTCAGCATGCATCATACGAGCCTCATCAGCCCTCCGCAGGCATGGGAGCAATTGCGCATACGTACACCCCCCAAGGCCAACAAGGTGTCCCAGGGATGTACTCTCCTCAAActcaacaacaacaacaggGAATGTACTCCCCGTATTCTCAAATGCAATATGGTGGGGCCACTCCTACGTATCCCATGCAACCCCAAGGACAGCAGGGCGGTGTTGCGATCAACCCTCGATTCGCCGCCCAATATCAGATGATGATGGGGATGGCGCAGATGCAGGCACAACAGCAAGGAGGGCAGGAGACGTCATATGGGTACGGGCAGCAGCAGGCGCAGCAGAATCACCAAGGACAAGAGCAGGGGCAGGAGCAACCCAGATATTAG